A genome region from Clostridium pasteurianum includes the following:
- a CDS encoding GH25 family lysozyme yields the protein MKRHKILSLALTVLIMLPSFAFSNGQAVKAEEITASNTGVNSSATTNISAEKSTTQVNNSIPFRDANGKIIGYTLTNGTSAQSNNTTTGKHLLGASDQTMQGIDVYSGTDVTDWNAVKNAGVTAVYIKLTEGLTYNNPKAQEQYNGAKSAGLKVGAYHFGRSNSADSEYAHFAAEASKYKWDLKPVLDYEPDQNPDYNYISQFMSKNPNLVFYSFHSIADNTGLPLNKIWIAEPIDAQGSKYVYTGTTKGYAGIQYLWYGNMTGLNGDVDKDIFSYDVLASPALQSLLSIDSPTSNGAVSDSVNVTGWSLSNFGTKQITVSLDGQGVGNATLKQARSDIEAKYPEYNDANSGFSYTLDLSNTTYGNHTITVTALEYDGTTISQSVNVVKNDTTISQAALGVSYKTHVQNFGWLASVMNGAEAGTSGQGLRMEALNINLVNAPADAHIQYQAHVQNIGWQDWVSDGQEVGTDGKGFRVEAMKIKLQNMPGYSIQYRAYVQNIGWQDWVSDGQEAGTNGQGLRVEKLQIRLVKISDNSTVGVSYQGHVQNVGWQDPVENGQIAGTEGQDLRVEALKINLKNAPANAHIKYQSHVQNIGWQNWVSDGTEVGTDGKGLRVEAIKLQLENMPGYSVQYRAHVQNIGWQDWVSDGQEAGTDGKGLRVEAIEIRIVKTANN from the coding sequence ATGAAAAGACACAAAATTTTATCGTTAGCTCTTACAGTTTTAATTATGTTGCCATCTTTTGCCTTTTCAAATGGACAAGCTGTAAAGGCAGAGGAAATAACAGCTTCAAACACTGGTGTTAATAGCAGCGCCACTACAAATATTAGTGCTGAAAAAAGCACAACTCAAGTTAATAACTCAATACCTTTCAGAGATGCTAATGGAAAAATTATTGGGTATACCTTAACAAATGGAACTTCAGCGCAATCTAATAACACAACTACAGGTAAACATTTGCTAGGTGCATCCGATCAAACCATGCAGGGTATTGATGTCTATTCTGGCACAGATGTTACAGACTGGAATGCAGTTAAAAATGCCGGTGTAACAGCTGTATACATAAAATTAACAGAGGGATTAACTTATAATAATCCAAAAGCACAAGAACAGTACAATGGAGCAAAAAGTGCTGGCCTCAAAGTTGGAGCTTATCATTTTGGAAGAAGTAATAGTGCTGATAGTGAATATGCTCACTTCGCAGCAGAAGCTTCTAAATATAAATGGGACTTGAAACCCGTTTTAGATTATGAACCTGATCAAAATCCAGATTATAATTATATATCTCAATTCATGAGTAAAAATCCAAACTTAGTATTCTATAGTTTTCACAGCATTGCTGATAACACAGGTCTACCTCTTAACAAAATATGGATTGCAGAACCAATTGATGCACAAGGATCTAAATATGTTTACACCGGAACTACAAAAGGTTATGCTGGAATTCAATATTTATGGTATGGAAATATGACTGGACTAAATGGAGACGTAGATAAAGATATATTTTCTTACGATGTTCTAGCCTCACCAGCTTTACAGTCTTTACTTTCTATAGATTCACCAACTAGTAACGGTGCAGTGTCAGATTCGGTAAATGTAACAGGATGGTCATTGAGTAATTTTGGTACTAAACAAATAACTGTCTCTTTAGATGGCCAAGGCGTTGGAAATGCAACACTAAAACAGGCTAGATCTGATATAGAAGCAAAGTATCCAGAATATAATGATGCCAATAGTGGATTTTCTTATACTTTAGACTTAAGCAATACAACCTATGGAAATCATACTATAACTGTTACAGCACTTGAATATGATGGAACTACAATAAGTCAAAGTGTTAATGTAGTAAAAAACGATACGACAATATCACAAGCTGCATTAGGAGTTTCTTATAAAACTCATGTACAAAATTTTGGCTGGCTAGCATCTGTCATGAATGGAGCTGAAGCAGGAACAAGTGGACAAGGTCTTAGGATGGAAGCCCTCAATATAAACTTAGTCAATGCACCGGCTGATGCACATATACAATATCAAGCTCATGTACAAAATATAGGTTGGCAAGATTGGGTAAGTGATGGTCAAGAAGTCGGTACTGACGGTAAAGGATTTAGAGTTGAAGCAATGAAAATAAAACTTCAGAATATGCCTGGTTACAGCATACAATATAGAGCTTACGTACAAAATATAGGTTGGCAGGATTGGGTTAGCGATGGTCAAGAAGCTGGAACTAACGGTCAAGGGCTTAGAGTTGAAAAGTTACAAATAAGGTTAGTTAAAATAAGTGATAATTCAACAGTTGGAGTAAGCTATCAGGGTCATGTACAAAACGTTGGTTGGCAGGATCCAGTAGAAAATGGACAAATAGCTGGAACTGAAGGACAAGATTTAAGGGTAGAAGCATTAAAAATCAATCTAAAAAATGCCCCAGCTAATGCCCACATAAAATACCAATCTCACGTACAAAACATAGGCTGGCAAAACTGGGTTAGCGATGGTACTGAAGTCGGTACCGATGGAAAAGGTCTTAGAGTCGAAGCAATAAAATTACAACTTGAAAATATGCCTGGCTACTCTGTGCAATACAGAGCTCATGTGCAAAATATAGGCTGGCAGGACTGGGTTAGCGACGGTCAAGAAGCTGGCACTGACGGAAAGGGTCTTAGAGTCGAAGCAATAGAAATACGAATAGTTAAAACAGCAAATAACTAG
- the gshAB gene encoding bifunctional glutamate--cysteine ligase GshA/glutathione synthetase GshB yields MQITCRENYNNGEVSVMDYKKLELSTQILIKEAINRGIEVDVLDMDDNFIRLKKGSNIEYIKQATKTSLDTYIAPLIMENKEVTKVVLRENKINVPQGISVKSTREAEEKFDLFKGKDIVIKPKSTNFGKGVIILKDVNLIEDFKNAIDHAFNYDNAVMIEEFVAGLEYRFLVIGDETAAILHRVPANVKGDGIHTIEELVNEKNKDPLRGKGYVTPLEKINLGDVEKEYLAFSGKDFKYVPQNSEVVYLRENSNISTGGDSIDFTDEVLEDYKKIAVKAAKAVGAKICGADIIINDIKKKPNSKNYSIIELNFNPAMHIHDFPYSGKNRYVEKKVLDLLGY; encoded by the coding sequence ATGCAGATAACATGTAGAGAAAATTATAATAATGGAGAGGTGAGTGTTATGGATTATAAAAAGCTTGAACTTTCTACACAAATTTTAATAAAAGAGGCTATAAATAGAGGAATAGAAGTTGATGTACTTGATATGGATGATAATTTTATTCGTCTTAAAAAGGGTAGCAATATTGAATATATAAAACAGGCTACAAAAACTTCATTAGATACTTATATAGCACCTTTAATAATGGAAAACAAAGAAGTTACAAAAGTGGTATTAAGGGAAAATAAAATAAATGTGCCACAAGGAATATCTGTTAAATCAACCCGTGAAGCAGAGGAAAAATTTGATTTATTTAAGGGTAAAGATATAGTTATAAAGCCCAAATCTACAAATTTCGGTAAGGGTGTAATTATATTAAAAGATGTAAATTTAATTGAAGATTTTAAAAATGCAATTGATCATGCATTTAATTATGACAATGCTGTTATGATTGAAGAATTTGTAGCTGGACTTGAATACAGGTTTTTAGTTATAGGAGATGAAACGGCAGCTATACTTCATAGAGTTCCTGCTAACGTCAAAGGTGACGGAATCCACACAATTGAAGAACTTGTAAATGAAAAAAATAAAGATCCTCTTAGAGGAAAAGGCTATGTGACTCCTCTTGAAAAAATAAATCTTGGTGATGTTGAAAAAGAGTACTTAGCATTCAGTGGTAAAGATTTTAAGTATGTTCCTCAAAATAGTGAAGTTGTATATTTGAGAGAAAATTCAAACATAAGCACAGGAGGGGACAGTATAGATTTTACTGATGAGGTGCTTGAGGATTATAAAAAAATTGCAGTTAAAGCTGCAAAAGCAGTTGGAGCAAAAATTTGTGGTGCAGATATAATAATTAATGATATTAAAAAAAAGCCTAATAGCAAAAATTACAGTATTATTGAGCTTAATTTTAATCCAGCAATGCATATACATGATTTCCCATACAGTGGTAAAAACCGTTATGTTGAGAAGAAGGTACTGGATTTATTAGGATATTAA
- a CDS encoding methyl-accepting chemotaxis protein, with protein sequence MKSIKKQIISLIVMSIAIITVIECLVLFSNSKMMLSTELNNEINMIAENKKEKMNEPIKNIQFSVDELSQNLVQMLDDSDRFTRDKAYQEEYENKIEPIAMQFAKNTFGAMTFYVRFNPEYSPGKSGLFYVDTKNDGNFEKEEPTDFSIYKPTDTEHVGWYYIPVNNKKATWVDEYYNANVKANMISYVVPLYKDGKTIGVVGMDINFDKFKDIVNEKTGIKDNYAFLLNKDNKFLVHNKYKFTDALDKVENSEYSSISDNIKKSSTGKLQVNFDGKNRILAYRRLTNGWTVVVAPSKSSIFSSINKLIEISIGIFIFGLIACSIVASIFSKYVVKAILKIKGFAEKLANYDFTSTIEVKRKDEIGQTISALNSAQKNVKELVREISSDSKLIAASSTDLLNIVEELKEKSKNIDQSAGKISNDVEETSATSEEISASIQEVDSSINVLSDKAIEGSDNANKSRERAVDVQKEGETSVEETRKLYDEKRKKGLKAIEDGKVVENIKVMADTIASIAEQTNLLALNAAIEAARAGEKGRGFAVVSEEIGKLAEQSAEAVSSIQDTIEKVQNAFKNLSNNSKDVLHFINETVNPQFEVMKNVGTQYYNDADFVTNMSDEIASMSEELTATINQVSEAVQNTAENAQKSSQNVEIIKEAIDDTIKAVEKVSVTAQRHVKLSEKLNSGIKKFKI encoded by the coding sequence GTGAAATCTATTAAAAAGCAAATTATAAGTTTAATTGTAATGAGTATTGCAATTATAACTGTAATTGAATGTTTAGTATTGTTTAGTAATTCTAAAATGATGTTAAGTACAGAACTAAATAATGAAATTAATATGATTGCTGAAAATAAGAAAGAAAAAATGAATGAACCAATAAAAAATATACAATTTTCTGTAGACGAATTATCGCAAAATTTGGTTCAAATGCTTGATGATTCTGACAGGTTTACAAGGGACAAGGCATATCAGGAGGAATACGAAAATAAGATAGAGCCTATAGCTATGCAATTTGCAAAAAATACTTTTGGGGCAATGACGTTCTATGTTAGATTTAATCCGGAATATTCGCCGGGAAAATCTGGATTGTTTTATGTAGACACTAAAAATGATGGTAATTTTGAGAAAGAGGAGCCAACAGATTTTAGTATTTATAAACCAACGGATACAGAGCATGTTGGATGGTATTATATTCCTGTTAATAATAAAAAGGCTACATGGGTAGATGAATATTATAATGCTAATGTAAAAGCTAATATGATTTCATATGTCGTTCCATTATATAAGGATGGAAAAACTATAGGTGTTGTAGGGATGGATATTAATTTTGATAAATTTAAGGATATTGTCAATGAGAAAACTGGTATTAAAGATAATTATGCTTTTCTTTTAAATAAGGATAATAAATTTTTGGTACATAACAAGTATAAGTTTACAGATGCCTTAGACAAAGTAGAAAATTCGGAATATTCATCTATATCAGACAATATAAAGAAGAGCAGTACTGGCAAACTTCAAGTTAACTTTGATGGAAAAAATAGAATTTTAGCTTATAGAAGATTAACCAATGGATGGACAGTTGTAGTTGCACCTTCTAAGAGTAGTATATTTAGTAGTATAAATAAATTAATTGAGATTTCGATTGGAATTTTTATATTTGGGTTAATAGCATGTTCCATTGTAGCATCTATATTTAGTAAATATGTTGTTAAAGCGATTTTAAAAATCAAAGGGTTTGCAGAGAAACTTGCCAATTATGATTTTACAAGTACTATAGAGGTAAAAAGAAAAGATGAAATAGGACAGACTATTAGTGCTTTAAATTCTGCACAGAAAAATGTTAAGGAATTAGTAAGAGAAATTAGCAGTGATTCTAAATTAATTGCAGCGTCAAGCACAGATCTTTTAAATATAGTAGAAGAACTTAAAGAAAAATCAAAGAACATAGATCAATCAGCAGGAAAAATATCAAATGATGTTGAAGAAACGAGTGCAACCTCAGAGGAAATAAGTGCTTCCATACAGGAAGTAGATTCAAGTATTAATGTGTTATCAGATAAAGCTATTGAAGGTAGCGATAACGCAAATAAATCTCGAGAAAGGGCCGTTGATGTTCAAAAGGAGGGCGAAACGTCCGTAGAAGAAACGAGAAAATTATATGATGAAAAAAGAAAAAAAGGATTAAAAGCAATTGAAGATGGTAAAGTAGTAGAAAATATAAAAGTAATGGCTGATACTATTGCCAGTATAGCTGAGCAAACTAATTTGCTTGCACTTAACGCTGCTATAGAAGCTGCTAGAGCAGGAGAAAAGGGAAGGGGATTTGCAGTAGTATCAGAAGAAATTGGGAAACTTGCTGAACAATCGGCGGAAGCGGTTAGCAGTATACAAGATACAATTGAAAAAGTTCAAAATGCATTCAAAAATCTTTCTAATAATAGTAAGGATGTACTACATTTTATAAATGAAACTGTAAATCCTCAGTTTGAAGTAATGAAAAATGTTGGAACTCAGTATTATAATGATGCAGATTTTGTAACAAATATGTCTGATGAAATAGCATCCATGTCTGAAGAACTTACGGCTACAATAAATCAGGTAAGTGAGGCAGTACAAAATACAGCTGAAAATGCACAGAAATCATCACAAAATGTAGAAATAATTAAGGAAGCTATTGATGATACAATTAAGGCGGTGGAAAAAGTTTCAGTAACTGCACAAAGACACGTAAAACTTTCTGAAAAACTAAATAGTGGAATAAAAAAATTTAAAATTTAA
- a CDS encoding zinc-ribbon domain-containing protein — protein sequence MADKTIVCKDCGKEFIFSEGEQAFYKEKGFDNEPQRCPDCRRARKQNNNRGFRR from the coding sequence ATGGCAGATAAGACAATAGTTTGTAAAGATTGTGGAAAAGAATTTATATTTTCTGAAGGCGAGCAGGCTTTCTACAAAGAAAAAGGTTTTGATAATGAACCTCAAAGATGTCCTGATTGTAGAAGAGCAAGAAAACAAAACAATAACAGAGGATTTAGAAGATAA
- a CDS encoding ROK family protein, giving the protein MEEGVNIMMYGAIEAGGTKFVCAVSDENLNILERVSIKTTVPDETMKSVFEFFDKYELESIGVGSFGPIDVNRQSKTYGYITNTPKKGWANYNFVGAMKGRYNVPIGWSTDVNVAALGELKKGAAVGLNSCIYLTVGTGIGGGAVVNGKLLEGYGHPEMGHILVKRHKDDKYEGKCPFHKACLEGVAAGPAIEERWGKKAYDLADKKEVWEMEAYYLAQALMTYTLILSPERIVMGGGVMKQLQLFPLIRKELEKLMANYVSMPNLDEYIVPPALKDNAGITGCLLLAMDTKK; this is encoded by the coding sequence ATGGAAGAAGGCGTTAATATTATGATGTATGGAGCAATTGAAGCAGGTGGAACAAAATTTGTTTGTGCAGTAAGTGATGAAAACCTAAACATATTAGAGAGGGTAAGTATTAAAACAACAGTTCCAGATGAAACAATGAAATCGGTATTTGAATTTTTCGACAAGTATGAGTTAGAATCTATTGGTGTTGGATCTTTTGGACCTATAGATGTAAATAGGCAATCTAAGACTTATGGATATATAACTAATACTCCTAAAAAGGGATGGGCTAATTACAATTTTGTAGGAGCAATGAAAGGTAGATATAATGTACCAATTGGTTGGTCTACAGATGTAAACGTAGCCGCTTTAGGAGAACTAAAAAAAGGTGCTGCAGTAGGATTAAATAGCTGCATTTATTTAACCGTTGGAACTGGAATAGGTGGAGGAGCAGTAGTTAATGGAAAGCTTTTAGAAGGATATGGACATCCAGAAATGGGGCATATTTTAGTTAAAAGGCATAAAGATGACAAGTATGAAGGAAAATGTCCATTCCATAAAGCCTGCTTAGAAGGAGTAGCAGCTGGTCCAGCAATAGAGGAAAGATGGGGCAAAAAAGCTTATGATTTAGCCGACAAAAAAGAAGTATGGGAAATGGAAGCTTATTATCTTGCACAAGCTCTTATGACATATACTTTAATTTTAAGTCCAGAGAGAATTGTAATGGGTGGAGGGGTAATGAAGCAACTTCAACTTTTCCCACTTATAAGAAAAGAATTGGAAAAGCTTATGGCAAATTATGTTTCAATGCCTAATTTAGATGAATATATTGTGCCACCAGCTCTTAAGGATAATGCAGGAATTACAGGATGCTTATTATTAGCTATGGACACTAAAAAGTAA
- a CDS encoding D-isomer specific 2-hydroxyacid dehydrogenase family protein, with protein sequence MRILAYSHRSDETEYFKKFKKKYNVDVVLSDEAPTMGSAELAKGFDAISIITTPINTELLQKFHEIGVKFISTRTIGYDHIDIKKAKELGIHIGNVTYSPRSVADYAVMMILMATRKVKAIMESSSVQDYSLNGVQGHELHNLTVGVIGTGRIGRTVIKNLSGFECKILAYDLYENKEVKKYAEYVPLKELLENSDIITMHVPGADDNYHLINKESISSMKDGVYIINTARGMLINTEDFMNAIESGKIAGAALDVIEHEPGLYYNDLKCQVLDNRDLAILKSYPNVIVTPHTAFYTDQAVSDMVENSILSCILFGEGKENPWMVV encoded by the coding sequence ATGAGAATACTTGCATATAGTCATAGGTCAGATGAGACTGAATATTTCAAAAAGTTCAAAAAAAAATATAATGTTGATGTGGTACTTTCAGATGAAGCACCTACCATGGGAAGTGCAGAGCTTGCAAAGGGATTTGATGCTATAAGTATTATTACTACCCCTATTAATACTGAATTGCTGCAAAAATTTCATGAAATAGGTGTTAAATTCATATCAACTAGAACCATAGGATATGATCATATAGATATAAAAAAGGCTAAGGAATTAGGTATTCATATTGGTAATGTAACATATTCACCGAGAAGTGTGGCAGATTATGCTGTAATGATGATTTTGATGGCTACCAGAAAAGTTAAGGCTATTATGGAATCTAGTAGTGTTCAGGATTATTCTTTAAATGGTGTTCAGGGGCATGAGCTTCATAATCTAACTGTAGGTGTTATTGGAACAGGAAGAATTGGACGAACAGTAATTAAGAATTTAAGTGGTTTTGAGTGCAAAATTTTAGCGTATGATTTATACGAAAATAAAGAAGTTAAAAAATATGCTGAGTATGTTCCTCTTAAGGAACTTTTAGAAAACAGTGATATTATAACTATGCACGTTCCAGGGGCTGATGATAATTATCATCTTATTAATAAGGAATCTATAAGTAGTATGAAAGATGGAGTTTATATCATTAATACTGCAAGAGGAATGCTTATAAATACTGAGGATTTTATGAATGCAATTGAAAGTGGTAAAATTGCAGGTGCGGCTTTAGATGTTATAGAGCATGAGCCAGGACTTTATTATAATGACCTTAAGTGTCAGGTATTAGATAACAGGGATCTTGCTATATTAAAGTCTTATCCTAACGTAATAGTTACTCCGCATACTGCATTTTATACGGATCAAGCAGTTAGTGATATGGTGGAAAATTCAATACTTAGCTGCATTTTATTTGGGGAAGGAAAAGAAAATCCATGGATGGTAGTATAG
- a CDS encoding glutamate--cysteine ligase — protein sequence MQWDFSKMIKKFSSDNKSDMLTRGRFGIERESQRVNPLGELALTPHPLELGDKFNNPRITTDFSESQIEIITPALESVKEVYKSLGNISNEVKKGIKGELLWPLSMPPKLPEEKYIPIAKFPDTEEGKEKQIYRNGLALRYGKKMQMISGIHYNFSFCRDMIDFLYEEFSKGKNKRKFIDEMYFALTRNFLRYRWLIIYLLGASPLCDSTYYSVICNELKEVEKCCPKCCGIIKEFNKYAASLRVSRFGYSSSKDEKHTIYFNSLEEYSVKLREMMATESEKYSKLGIYKDGVQIQLNGNLIQSESEFYSPIRLKRNTSESETQLEALMKRGVEYIEIRILDIDPLKKLGISVEEMNFIQVFIIFCLFENSEFIDKKEFEKANTNHQLAALMGRKENILLHKYEGGKISIKNWGEEIFSKLKIIAELMDKNSTEKKYVKSVEIEYKKLGDVSLLPSQKIYSEMMNRKESYLDFGIRYADNM from the coding sequence ATGCAGTGGGATTTTTCTAAGATGATAAAAAAATTTTCAAGTGATAATAAAAGTGATATGCTTACAAGAGGAAGATTTGGAATAGAAAGGGAATCACAGAGGGTTAATCCTTTAGGTGAACTTGCATTGACACCTCATCCACTAGAATTAGGTGATAAATTTAATAATCCTCGAATAACTACGGATTTTTCTGAAAGTCAAATAGAAATCATAACACCAGCACTTGAATCTGTTAAAGAAGTTTATAAATCATTAGGAAATATAAGTAATGAAGTGAAAAAAGGAATTAAAGGCGAATTACTTTGGCCATTAAGTATGCCTCCAAAACTTCCAGAGGAAAAATATATCCCTATCGCTAAGTTCCCTGATACAGAAGAGGGGAAAGAAAAGCAGATTTATAGAAATGGCCTAGCACTTCGCTATGGCAAAAAGATGCAGATGATATCTGGAATTCATTATAACTTTTCATTTTGCAGAGATATGATTGATTTTTTGTATGAAGAGTTTTCTAAGGGAAAAAATAAACGTAAATTTATTGATGAAATGTATTTTGCACTTACAAGAAATTTTTTAAGATATCGCTGGTTAATTATATATCTTTTGGGAGCATCGCCATTATGTGATTCTACATATTATTCTGTCATATGTAATGAATTAAAAGAAGTTGAAAAATGTTGTCCTAAATGCTGTGGAATTATAAAAGAATTTAATAAATATGCAGCATCTTTAAGGGTTAGTAGATTTGGATATTCAAGTTCAAAGGATGAAAAACACACTATATATTTCAATAGTCTTGAGGAATATAGTGTTAAACTTAGAGAAATGATGGCAACGGAAAGTGAAAAGTATTCTAAGCTTGGCATATATAAAGATGGAGTTCAAATTCAGTTAAATGGAAATTTGATTCAAAGTGAAAGCGAGTTCTATTCCCCTATACGACTTAAAAGAAATACTAGTGAAAGTGAAACACAACTTGAAGCACTAATGAAGCGTGGAGTTGAATATATTGAAATAAGGATTCTTGATATAGATCCTTTAAAGAAGCTTGGAATAAGTGTTGAAGAAATGAATTTTATTCAAGTATTCATTATCTTTTGTTTGTTCGAGAATAGCGAATTTATTGATAAGAAAGAATTTGAAAAGGCAAATACAAATCATCAACTAGCGGCACTTATGGGAAGAAAAGAAAATATATTGCTCCATAAATATGAAGGTGGTAAGATTAGCATAAAAAACTGGGGAGAAGAAATATTTAGTAAACTCAAAATTATTGCAGAGTTAATGGATAAAAACAGTACGGAGAAAAAGTACGTTAAAAGTGTTGAAATTGAATATAAAAAACTCGGCGATGTAAGTCTTTTACCTTCACAAAAAATATACAGTGAAATGATGAATAGAAAAGAGAGTTATTTGGATTTTGGCATAAGATATGCAGATAACATGTAG
- a CDS encoding GNAT family N-acetyltransferase, translating into MNKHNFITIENVNDKACYIIKDNCKMTIGKMDLIEYSINNKSCTFRMHFYRNERRNEYLTYTLENFTSMLFNTRNIYKINILIKDDTEIQPFLCSNFHIEGILTNNIISDLKSRNEILLGVDYAAYKKLNKLTLLSLNGNNINLRILIQDDAKNLLNYYKNNKEHLKNFEELKDNSFYTLENQIMLIRQQYIELLNGHSVFFGIFKDENIIGVIQLYNIVWGMFNDATIGYSIDKDEQGKGYAKEAVNLTLEYAFNILNLHRIQAATLVDNIKSKNVLKTCGFKEIGISKKYLFINGDWKDHYIFYKLNEKI; encoded by the coding sequence ATGAATAAACATAATTTTATCACAATTGAAAATGTTAATGATAAGGCATGTTATATTATTAAAGATAACTGCAAAATGACTATAGGAAAAATGGACCTTATTGAATACTCTATAAACAATAAAAGCTGCACTTTTAGAATGCATTTTTATAGAAATGAACGTAGAAATGAATATCTAACATATACACTAGAAAATTTCACAAGTATGCTATTTAACACTAGAAATATATATAAAATTAACATATTAATTAAGGATGATACGGAAATACAACCTTTTTTATGTTCTAATTTTCATATAGAGGGTATATTAACAAACAATATTATTTCAGACCTAAAATCTAGGAATGAAATATTATTAGGAGTAGATTATGCTGCATACAAAAAATTAAATAAATTAACACTGCTCAGTTTAAATGGTAACAATATAAATTTAAGAATTTTAATTCAAGATGATGCAAAGAATTTATTAAACTATTACAAAAATAACAAAGAGCATTTAAAAAATTTTGAAGAATTAAAAGATAATAGCTTCTATACTTTAGAAAATCAGATAATGCTCATAAGACAACAATATATTGAGCTTTTAAATGGTCATTCTGTTTTTTTTGGTATATTTAAAGATGAAAATATAATCGGAGTTATTCAATTGTACAATATAGTTTGGGGAATGTTTAATGATGCAACTATTGGGTATTCAATTGATAAAGATGAGCAAGGAAAGGGGTATGCTAAAGAAGCAGTAAATCTCACACTTGAGTATGCTTTTAATATTTTAAATCTTCACAGAATACAAGCAGCAACCTTAGTTGATAACATAAAATCTAAAAATGTTTTAAAAACTTGCGGATTTAAAGAAATTGGAATAAGTAAAAAATATCTATTTATTAATGGAGATTGGAAAGATCACTATATCTTTTACAAACTAAATGAAAAAATATAG